In Anopheles gambiae chromosome 2, idAnoGambNW_F1_1, whole genome shotgun sequence, a single window of DNA contains:
- the LOC1281219 gene encoding dihydroxyacetone phosphate acyltransferase: MAPNPSIGSRPPNHRSNDVVVESMTIKLSPGKLAEFRNLLAPQYRERRDMTKRYRVTVPFRKDQPVTPERLKQLVLASGRIQLLLDEQSSNDKAKRAELARTIAELLDEIGLAENLPVIRTLGTMLNAIFDRIYTGVYVNEVKLEQLRSRYGRQTVLYLPSHRSYGDFILMSYVLFCYNIAIPGIAAGMDFYSMAGMGSALRNTGAFYMRRTYGNDRQYWYIFREYMRQLIVAYDRGIEFFVEGTRSRSNKALSPKIGLLSMALEPLFMGEVPDLLVVPVSVSYDRPVEEQLFVYELLGVPKPKETTRGLLKALSIVRENYGTIYLEFGDPLSAKDYFGEGLNRTRHTVAPTFAQTLAREERDAIQNLANDVVHLQQHRMVLTAFHLIAIHYNYRKYHGQTVTLAELVTGVTQLGRMLEDLGAVTEVEGCTDVQQLCLGALDVHRNVLQLTGDGVLVIARSYHDFSRVDKRKLKGYNLTDGVMKLAVPIFSLQLYCNPCLHWLAVPAMVLLAGRALATGGTALLLRSELLRAVRELRTLYGLEFVLYARRETVEFDAALEHLYLQGLLRSSPAGQDTLDFAPQGDLASVYLSALGPFLCTYLQSVAVLVDQFRGKAQFTEKEYLAAVQQHVEQQLLRQERNVHPYCLSLDSISLALHSLVSLGAVRKSKSDNVYRYDLGTDGMIESIHERLKRYCALLPFEYLTFQNAVTGCKL, from the exons ATGGCACCGAATCCCAGCATTGGCAGTAGGCCACCGAACCACCGCTCGAACGATGTCGTGGTGGAATCGATGACGATAAAGCTGTCGCCGGGGAAGCTGGCCGAGTTTCGAAACCTGCTTGCGCCCCAGTACCGCGAGCGCCGCGACATGACGAAGCGGTACAGGGTGACGGTACCCTTCCGGAAGGATCAACCGGTGACGCCGGAAAGGCTGAAGCAGCTCGTACTTGCCAGCGGCCGCATTCAGCTACTGCTCGATGAG CAATCATCGAACGACAAAGCGAAGCGTGCCGAACTAGCCCGAACTATCGCCGAGCTGCTGGACGAGATTGGGCTGGCGGAAAATTTGCCCGTCATCCGCACGCTCGGCACGATGCTGAACGCCATCTTCGATCGCATCTACACCGGTGTGTACGTGAACGAGGTGAAGCTGGAGCAGCTGCGGTCGCGGTACGGCCGCCAGACGGTGCTGTACCTGCCGAGCCACCGCAGCTACGGTGACTTCATACTGATGTCGTACGTGCTGTTCTGTTACAACATTGCCATCCCGGGCATAGCGGCCGGGATGGACTTCTACTCGATGGCCGGCATGGGCAGTGCGCTGCGCAATACGGGCGCGTTCTACATGCGCCGCACGTACGGTAACGACCGCCAGTACTGGTACATCTTCCGCGAGTACATGCGCCAGCTGATAGTGGCGTACGACCGGGGGATCGAGTTCTTCGTCGAGGGTACGCGCAGCCGCAGCAACAAGGCGCTGTCGCCGAAGATTGGCCTGCTCTCGATGGCCCTGGAGCCACTGTTTATGGGCGAGGTGCCCGATCTGCTCGTGGTGCCGGTGAGCGTATCGTACGATCGGCCCGTCGAGGAGCAGCTGTTCGTGTACGAGCTGCTCGGTGTGCCCAAGCCGAAGGAAACGACCCGCGGGCTGCTGAAGGCGCTCAGCATTGTGCGCGAGAACTACGGCACCATCTATCTCGAGTTTGGCGATCCGCTCTCGGCGAAGGACTACTTCGGCGAGGGGTTAAACCGAACGCGCCACACCGTCGCGCCGACCTTTGCGCAAACGTTGGCCCGGGAGGAGCGCGATGCGATACAGAATCTGGCCAACGATGTGGTAcatctgcagcagcaccgcATGGTGCTGACGGCGTTTCATCTGATTGCGATCCACTACAACTACCGGAAGTACCATGGGCAGACGGTAACGCTTGCCGAGCTGGTGACGGGCGTGACGCAGCTCGGGCGCATGCTCGAGGATCTCGGTGCCGTTACGGAGGTGGAGGGCTGCACGGACGTGCAGCAGCTCTGTCTCGGTGCGCTCGATGTGCACCGGAACGTGTTGCAGCTGACGGGCGACGGGGTGCTGGTGATTGCCCGCTCGTACCACGATTTCAGCCGCGTCGACAAGCGAAAGCTGAAGGGCTACAACCTGACGGACGGTGTGATGAAGCTGGCGGTGCCAATCTTCTCCCTCCAGCTGTACTGCAACCCCTGTCTGCACTGGTTGGCCGTACCGGCGATGGTGCTGCTGGCAGGGCGAGCGCTGGCCACGGGCGGTACCGCATTGCTGCTGCGCAGTGAGCTGCTGCGAGCGGTGCGAGAGCTGCGGACGTTGTACGGGCTCGAGTTTGTGCTGTACGCGCGCCGCGAAACGGTCGAGTTTGATGCCGCGCTGGAGCATCTGTACCTGCAAGGGCTGTTGCGGTCCAGTCCGGCCGGGCAGGACACGTTGGATTTTGCACCACAGGGCGATCTGGCCAGCGTGTATCTGAGCGCGCTCGGTCCGTTCCTGTGCACCTATCTGCAATCGGTGGCGGTGCTGGTGGACCAATTCCGCGGCAAGGCACAGTTCACCGAAAAGGAGTACCTGGCGGCGGTACAGCAGCACgtggagcagcagctgctgcggcAGGAGCGCAACGTACACCCGTACTGCCTGTCGCTCGACAGCATTAGCCTCGCGCTGCACTCACTAGTCTCGCTCGGTGCAGTGAGGAAATCGAAAAG TGATAATGTGTATCGCTACGATCTGGGTACGGACGGTATGATCGAGTCGATCCACGAACGACTAAAGCGCTACTGTGCGCTGCTTCCCTTCGAGTACCTCACATTCCAGAACGCCGTCACCGGGTGTAAATTGTAA
- the LOC1281218 gene encoding ribosomal protein S6 kinase delta-1 — MLLGGRRKTETWVHSFSVGSETRKYKGFTIYRITSIVFPRSHPEGLTRVTLWKRFSEVKKLHKELVRRHRERHLPGTVPTLADQSYFKRFDPAVIEERKRYILQLLEFAGQEPLLYRSHAFLNFFTRGIAVPEKEAGNDEPAEERGAGKRPNGTGGDGGGNIETIRKQLGIGQQDELSLIDPSRDDRDGQDGSTGTDGSCTSGDEEVDEVDAIDCQSVAPAPSREGSLIDSMISETGSMETGRAETMATEDYLVAAGMVFSKAVEAEANGDYERAFEQYKAGIDRLLSGAKDDTNETRRKIAKEKSCKYVAKAEEIYERFLEEQSLGSCADDRLMGPLTYDDPSSPIQLLERPLNYLSRYKVVKVIGTVMQVQDVTDKKFYIMKSIRRPVAPGGGGLPFPSAAVFPPDVPYMVPLIAYFQATDGGIFLLLRLVCAGKLWDFIRSYRKPESYCPSPVENDFTVEESDGESGGNEVESKQDKGSETNGAQRRGDPNCSGYDSGFLELVNEYSNGGGGGVEASDGNSPSAADQNDGTDEVAEEVLPDEEEEENGPVGKPDEEPELVIPSFDALLKDMDVRELLSCSQRLLKAVTQTLEESDEHSNSSAQISAVPASSLETAAAAAPGDGGQESRKSHSSQLGLARMSSISEPVDELTPDLLPEGSVRRWISELVIAVDSLHFNGIVCGDLTMDNLLLGPEGQLMLTYFHRRGESYFCQPGGAHPVAPKQSAIRALYVAPERPLEPRSDFWSIGVIMFEMLTKRKFVSCHPSGVFCYHEVQYPEGVELSVEARELLEGLLQPDVERRLDFKQIIASAFFRTVDWSEVKRRGVSANHP; from the exons ATGTTGCTAGGGGGCCGCAGGAAAACGGAAACATGGGTGCACAGCTTTTCGGTGGGCAGTGAAACGCGCAAGTACAAGGGCTTCACCATCTATCGCATCACGTCCATT GTATTTCCACGGTCCCATCCAGAGGGTTTGACGCGCGTCACCTTATGGAAGCGGTTCAGCGAGGTGAAAAAGCTGCACAAGGAGCTCGTCCGGCGGCACCGTGAGCGTCACCTGCCAGGCACTGTGCCGACCCTGGCCGACCAGTCCTACTTCAAGCGGTTCGATCCGGCAGTCATCGAGGAGCGGAAACGGTACatcctgcagctgctggagTTTGCCGGCCAGGAACCGCTGCTGTACCGTTCGCATGCTTTCCTGAACTTTTTCACCCGCGGTATAGCGGTGCCGGAAAAGGAGGCCGGCAACGACGAGCCGGCGGAAGAGCGTGGCGCGGGCAAGCGGCCAAACGGCACGGGCGGCGATGGAGGCGGCAATATAGAGACAATAAGGAAGCAGCTCGGGATCGGGCAGCAGGACGAGCTGAGCCTGATCGATCCGAGCCGGGACGACCGGGATGGGCAGGATGGATCGACGGGTACGGACGGTTCGTGTACGAGCGGAGACGAGGAGGTGGACGAAGTGGACGCAATCGATTGTCAGTCTGTAGCTCCCGCGCCCAGCAGGGAAGGCTCACTGATCGATTCAATGATATCCGAAACGGGCTCGATGGAAACGGGCCGTGCGGAAACCATGGCAACGGAGGACTATCTCGTAGCCGCCGGGATGGTGTTCAGCAAGGCGGTCGAGGCGGAAGCGAACGGTGACTATGAGCGCGCGTTCGAGCAGTACAAGGCAGGCATCGATCGGTTGCTGAGCGGCGCCAAGGACGACACGAACGAGACGCGCCGCAAAATAGCCAAGGAGAAGAGCTGCAAGTACGTCGCGAAGGCGGAGGAAATCTACGAACGATTCCTGGAGGAGCAGTCGCTGGGTTCGTGCGCGGACGATCGTTTGATGGGGCCGCTCACGTACGACGATCCGAGCTCGCCGATCCAGCTGCTCGAGCGGCCACTGAACTATCTGTCCCGCTACAAGGTGGTGAAGGTGATCGGCACGGTCATGCAGGTGCAGGACGTGACGGATAAGAAGTTCTACATCATGAAGAGCATCCGCCGGCCAGTGGCCCCCGGTGGCGGTGGGCTACCGTTCCCGAGTGCGGCCGTCTTCCCGCCGGACGTGCCTTACATGGTGCCGCTCATTGCCTACTTCCAAGCGACGGACGGGGGCATCTTTCTACTGCTGCGGCTCGTCTGTGCCGGCAAGCTGTGGGATTTCATCCGATCGTACCGGAAGCCGGAAAGCTACTGCCCTTCGCCGGTGGAGAATGATTTCACGGTGGAGGAATCGGACGGGGAGAGCGGTGGAAATGAAGTGGAGAGTAAGCAGGACAAAGGGAGCGAAACTAATGGTGCGCAGCGGCGTGGTGATCCCAATTGTTCCGGTTACGATTCCGGGTTCTTGGAACTGGTAAACGAATACagcaacggtggtggtggcggagtTGAAGCCAGCGATGGAAACTCACCGAGCGCTGCTGACCAGAACGATGGCACGGATGAGGTAGCCGAGGAAGTGCTgccggacgaggaggaggaagagaacGGGCCGGTCGGGAAGCCGGATGAAGAGCCGGAGCTCGTGATTCCCTCGTTCGATGCACTTTTGAAGGACATGGACGTTCGGGAGTTGCTCTCCTGCAGCCAGCGCCTACTGAAAGCCGTCACACAAACGTTGGAAGAATCGGACGAACATTCCAATAGCTCCGCCCAGATCTCGGCCGTTCCGGCCAGCAGCCTCGAAACGGCAGCGGCAGCCGCCCCTGGCGATGGTGGGCAAGAAAGTAGAAAATCTCATTCTAGTCAATTAGGTTTAGCGAGAATGTCAAGTATTAGCGAGCCGGTGGACGAGCTGACGCCCGATCTTCTACCGGAGGGTAGCGTTCGTCGGTGGATCAGCGAGCTAGTGATTGCGGTCGATAGTTTACACTTTAATGGAATTGTTTGTGG TGATCTCACAATGGATAATCTCTTGCTCGGCCCGGAAGGCCAGCTAATGCTGACGTACTTCCATCGGCGGGGTGAATCGTACTTCTGCCAGCCGGGCGGTGCCCATCCCGTTGCACCGAAGCAGTCGGCGATCAGGGCACTGTACGTGGCCCCGGAACGGCCACTCGAGCCCAGGTCGGACTTCTGGTCGATCGGCGTGATCATGTTCGAGATGCTGACCAAGCGCAAGTTCGTATCGTGCCATCCGTCCGGCGTGTTCTGCTACCACGAGGTCCAGTATCCCGAGGGCGTGGAGCTGTCGGTGGAGGCACGGGAGCTGCTGGAGGGTCTGCTGCAGCCGGACGTGGAACGGCGGTTAGATTTTAAGCAAATCATAGCGAGCGCGTTCTTTCGCACCGTCGACTGGAGTGAGGTGAAGCGACGCGGAGTCTCAGCGAACCATCCGTAA
- the LOC1281216 gene encoding small ribosomal subunit protein uS3, whose amino-acid sequence MYNTVSKKRRFVANGMFHAELNEFLTRELAEDGYSGVEVRVTPTRTEIIIMATRTQNVLGEKGRRIRELTAVVRKRFGFAPGSVELYAEKVATRGLCAIAQAESLRYKLIGGLAVRRACYGVLRFIMESGAKGCEVVVSGKLRGQRAKSMKFVDGLMIHSGDPCNEYVDTATRHVLLRQGVLGIKVKIMLPWDPNGKIGPKKPLPDNVSVVEPKDEIMYSSPRSEPKFKVPEPLVEAKEHVVEA is encoded by the exons ATGTACAACACCGTGTCGAAAAAACGCCGG TTTGTGGCCAATGGCATGTTCCATGCCGAACTCAACGAGTTCCTGACTCGTGAGCTGGCCGAGGATGGATACTCCGGCGTGGAGGTCCGTGTTACGCCGACCCGCACAGAAATCATCATCATGGCCACCCGCACCCAGAACGTGCTGGGTGAGAAGGGACGCCGCATCCGTGAGCTGACCGCCGTCGTCCGCAAGCG TTTCGGATTCGCTCCCGGCAGCGTTGAGCTGTACGCCGAGAAGGTTGCCACCCGCGGTCTGTGCGCGATCGCTCAGGCGGAATCGCTGCGCTACAAGCTGATCGGTGGGCTGGCCGTGCGCCGCGCCTGCTACGGTGTGCTGCGCTTCATCATGGAGTCGGGCGCCAAGGGCTGCGAGGTGGTGGTCTCGGGCAAGCTGCGCGGTCAGCGTGCCAAGTCGATGAAGTTCGTCGACGGACTGATGATCCATTCCGGCGATCCGTGCAACGAGTACGTCGACACCGCCACCCGGCACGTGCTGCTGCGCCAGGGTGTGCTGGGCATCAAGGTCAAGATCATGTTGCCGTGGGATCCGAATGGCAAGATCGGCCCGAAGAAGCCCCTGCCCGACAACGTGTCCGTGGTTGAGCCGAAGGATGAGATCATGTACTCGTCGCCGCGCAGCGAACCCAAGTTCAAGGTGCCGGAACCGCTGGTGGAAGCGAAGGAGCACGTCGTCGAGGCGTGA
- the LOC1281215 gene encoding large ribosomal subunit protein eL6, protein MAPKETKAAAPAKAVKKVRKAPKKVQKVSKYPASLLTAGLYRAVRSRMVKTRLPLSAKTVDPAKVKPKKPVTIVKKIGGAKNGGERTVLLRKNKANLPTKRFAHKRPAKRCFRNHKRNIRKSLKPGKVLILLAGRHKGKRVVLLKTLKTGLLLVTGPFQLNSCPMRRIAQNYVIATTTRVNLRGVKVPEHIDDRYFRRVHPKKDSRTERDIFARKEFKYVPTEQRKADQKTVDTAVMAAIKAHPEGKLIQRYLKSMFSLRTNMFPHRMKF, encoded by the coding sequence ATGGCCCCAAAGGAAACGAAGGCCGCCGCTCCGGCCAAGGCTGTTAAGAAGGTCCGAAAGGCACCGAAAAAGGTGCAGAAGGTCAGCAAGTACCCGGCCAGCCTGCTAACGGCCGGACTGTACCGTGCGGTGCGCTCCCGGATGGTCAAGACGCGTCTGCCCCTCTCCGCCAAGACGGTAGATCCGGCGAAGGTGAAGCCGAAGAAGCCCGTCACCATCGTGAAGAAGATTGGCGGTGCGAAGAACGGCGGCGAGCGTACGGTGCTGCTGCGCAAGAACAAGGCCAACCTGCCGACGAAGCGCTTCGCCCACAAGCGCCCGGCCAAGAGGTGCTTCCGCAACCACAAGCGCAACATCCGCAAGTCGCTGAAGCCCGGCAAGGTGCTGATCCTGCTCGCCGGCCGTCATAAGGGAAAGCGAGTGGTGCTGCTGAAGACCCTCAAGACCGGACTGCTCCTGGTGACCGGTCCGTTCCAGCTCAACTCCTGCCCGATGCGCCGTATCGCGCAGAACTACGTCATCGCCACCACGACGCGCGTCAACCTGCGGGGCGTGAAGGTGCCGGAGCACATCGACGATCGCTACTTCCGACGCGTCCACCCGAAGAAGGACTCGCGCACCGAGCGGGACATCTTCGCGCGCAAGGAGTTCAAGTACGTGCCGACGGAGCAGCGCAAGGCGGACCAGAAGACGGTCGACACCGCGGTGATGGCCGCCATCAAGGCCCACCCGGAGGGCAAGCTGATTCAGCGCTACCTGAAGTCGATGTTCTCGCTGCGCACCAACATGTTCCCGCACCGTATGAAGTTCTAA
- the LOC1281214 gene encoding odorant receptor 85c: MDQPTDELVRFESFIRVPEIFFAMIGVARYGEPKRTLRAYLKQLLFWSSCINTGFCLVIEHIYFVKAAGNFTNFLQLTALAPCMGFTALSFVKIMTIKLNETKLTDMLHRLDALFPSTVALQQRYGVYQYNRESQVVMKSFSILYMILIWMFNLLPLVSMVAGYVSDGTWHKQLPYFMWYWYDWHRPGYFAVTFLHQNWGGFVSAVFYLSTDLMFCAIVLLLCLQFDIVAYRLSHALPDDHQELVGCVRIHQAVIELCNELEHMFSPSLLVNFLSSSVIICLVGFQATAGITPADLFKFVLFLVSSLVQVFLLCYYGNKLIVASSQIPYSAFEGNWIGASVSYQRSLLFVMLRSTTVQKLTALKFSIVSLASYSKILSTSFSYFTLLKAMYEPNEKKMK; encoded by the exons atggaccAACCAACGGACGAGCTGGTGCGTTTCGAGTCGTTTATCCGTGTGCCGGAAATTTTCTTCGCCATGATCGGTGTGGCACGGTACGGTGAGCCGAAGCGAACGCTTCGGGCGTACCTGAAGCAACTGCTCTTCTGGTCGTCCTGCATCAATACCGGCTTCTGTCTCGTGATCGAGCATATCTACTTCGTGAAGGCGGCCGGTAACTTTACCAACTTTCTGCAGCTGACCGCACTGGCACCGTGCATGGGCTTTACCGCGCTGTCGTTCGTGAAGATCATGACGATCAAGCTGAACGAGACGAAGCTGACCGATATGCTGCACCGGCTGGATGCGCTCTTCCCGAGCACGGTCGCACTGCAGCAGCGGTACGGTGTGTACCAGTACAACCGTGAATCGCAGGTCGTGATGAAATCGTTCTCGATCCTGTACATGATCCTGATCTGGATGTTTAACCTGCTGCCGCTGGTGTCGATGGTGGCGGGATACGTTAGCGACGGCACGTGGCACAAGCAGCTGCCGTACTTTATGTGGTACTGGTACGATTGGCACCGGCCCGGCTACTTCGCGGTGACGTTTCTGCACCAGAACTGGGGCGGGTTCGTGTCGGCCGTGTTCTACCTCTCGACCGATCTGATGTTCTGTgcgatcgtgctgctgctctgtCTGCAGTTTGACATCGTGGCGTACCGGTTGAGCCACGCGCTGCCCGATGACCACCAGGAGCTGGTCGGGTGCGTGCGCATCCATCAGGCGGTGATCGAGCTGTGCAATGAGCTGGAGCACATGTTTTCCCCCTCGCTGCTGGTCAACTTTCTCAGCAGCTCCGTCATCATCTGTTTGGTCGGGTTTCAGGCGACGGCTGGGATTACGCCGGCGGATCTGTTCAAGTTTGTGCTGTTTCTCGTCTCGTCGCTGGTGCAGGTCTTTCTGCTGTGTTACTATGGTAACAAGCTCATCGTGGCG AGCTCCCAAATTCCCTACAGCGCTTTCGAGGGGAACTGGATCGGGGCGTCCGTTTCTTACCAGCGATCGCTGCTGTTCGTGATGTTACGCTCCACCACCGTGCAGAAGCTGACTGCGCTGAAATTCTCCATCGTTTCCCTGGCGAGCTATTCGAAG ATACTAAGCACCTCGTTCTCGTACTTTACGCTACTGAAAGCTATGTACGAACCTAACGAGAAGAAAATGAAGTGA
- the LOC1281212 gene encoding hsp90 co-chaperone Cdc37 gives MVDYSKWKDIEISDDEDDTHPNIDTPSLFRWRHQARVERMQEQEKKKETVEKKKQTTAEKLKEAKDKLQRQEGNLDELKKIIDELEKEQERVRQEEEELRKKEKSQPWNVDTISKPGFAKTVINKSAINRREEELTEEQKEMNLRDFIKKYEKQMKEFGMLRKYDDSKKYLQDKHHLVCEDMPNYLVIWCIELEMQEKHELMAHVAHQCICMQYILDIAKQLEVDPRACVASFFQRIQEAENEYKNQFLSEIEAFKERIRKRAQEKLQKLIEEQEEEERKARLGPGGLDPVEVFESLPEELQKCFETRDIGMLQEAMAKLPPEEARVHLQRCIDSGLWVPDAKSAAAATSGSGVVAAEGGDDAEEEPVYVEAKPKSEDAQAEGDSKEQEVAKQAL, from the exons ATGGTTGATTACAGCAAATGGAAAGATATTGAG ATCTCGGATGATGAGGACGACACGCATCCCAACATTGACACACCGTCGCTCTTCCGCTGGCGGCATCAGGCCCGCGTCGAGCGGATGCAGGAGCaggagaaaaagaaggaaacggtagagaagaagaagcaaacgaCGGCGGAAAAGCTGAAGGAGGCGAAGGATAAGCTGCAGCGGCAGGAGGGCAATCTGGACGAGCTGAAGAAAATCATCGACGAGCTGGAGAAGGAGCAGGAGCGCGTGCggcaggaggaggaagagctgCGCAAGAAGGAAAAGTCGCAACCGTGGAACGTGGACACGATCAGCAAGCCGGGCTTCGCCAAGACGGTCATCAACAAGAGTGCAATCAATCGCCGGGAGGAGGAGCTGACCGAGGAGCAGAAGGAGATGAATCTGCGCGATTTTATCAAAAAGTACGAGAAGCAGATGAAGGAGTTCGGCATGCTGCGGAAGTACGACGATTCGAAGAAGTACCTGCAGGACAAGCACCACCTGGTGTGTGAGGACATGCCCAACTATCTGGTCATCTGGTGCATCGAGCTGGAGATGCAGGAGAAGCACGAGCTGATGGCGCACGTGGCCCACCAGTGCATCTGCATGCAGTACATCCTGGACATTGCGAAGCAGCTGGAGGTGGACCCGCGGGCCTGCGTCGCGTCCTTCTTCCAGCGCATCCAGGAGGCGGAGAACGAGTACAAGAACCAGTTCCTCAGCGAGATCGAAGCGTTCAAGGAGCGCATCCGCAAGCGGGCCCAGGagaagctgcagaagctgatcgaggagcaggaggaggaggagcgcaAGGCCCGGCTCGGACCGGGCGGGCTGGACCCGGTCGAGGTGTTCGAATCGCTGCCCGAGGAGCTGCAGAAGTGCTTCGAGACGCGCGACATCGGCATGCTGCAGGAAGCGATGGCCAAACTACCGCCGGAGGAAGCCCGCGTACATCTGCAGCGCTGCATCGACTCGGGCTTGTGGGTGCCGGATGCAAAGAGTGCCGCTGCGGCGACGTCTGGGAGTGGGGTGGTCGCGGCTGAGGGTGGAGATGATGCAGAGGAGGAGCCGGTGTACGTGGAGGCGAAGCCCAAGAGTGAAGATGCGCAAGCGGAAGGTGATAGTAAGGAGCAGGAGGTGGCGAAGCAAGCGTTGTGA